From Aspergillus fumigatus Af293 chromosome 5, whole genome shotgun sequence, a single genomic window includes:
- a CDS encoding nucleobindin SSP120, with protein MMRNSFDPEKKASTRYKQCKQPSSRGPRRCGQAIVLFLVPFIIFTNSVLDTFCSVSIRDSVHLVFRFVIHTALSTMLIRSIGLATALLALSNSFANAHGSHASEQNPSSDWATRHMQEEHHIDSFDAGSFFTLHDYDSSGAWTPDEVRKTYGMDDESNSGVTEERKQQALREVFALFDTGSSGVITRDNWMRLISAGKRLPDLGFGPGHHGDIEYEYEIHHFERFHGEDAKLEDLTHPEDIEHFRRHDEEEDATDRLEQLERMPIVEANIPQKFLRRS; from the exons ATGATGCGGAATTCCTTCGACCCGGAAAAAAAGGCGAGTACCAGATACAAACAATGCAAACAGCCAAGCAGTCGAGGTCCAAGAAGATGCGGACAGGCAATTGTTCTGTTTCTCGTCCCATTCATCATATTTACCAATTCGGTGCTGGATACATTCTGTTCTGTAAGTATCCGGGATTCTGTACATCTTGTGTTTAGATTCGTCATTCACACAGCTTTGTCGACAATGCTTATCCGCTCCATTGGCCTTGCTACTGCACTGCTGGCTTTAAGTAACAGCTTCGCCAATGCTCATGGATCGCATGCGAGCGAGCAGAACCCTTCCTCAGACTGGGCGACTCGTCATATGCAAG AGGAACACCACATCGATTCCTTCGACGCAGGTTCTTTCTTCACCCTCCATGACTACGATTCCTCCGGCGCTTGGACCCCTGATGAAGTCCGAAAGACATATGGCATGGACGATGAGTCAAATTCTGGGGTGACCGAGGAGCGCAAGCAACAGGCGCTTCGCGAGGTGTTTGCCCTTTTCGACACAGGGAGTTCAGGGGTTATCACTCGCGACAACTGGATGCGTCTCATCTCAGCCGGTAAACGGTTACCCGATCTCGGATTCGGTCCCGGACACCATGGCGATATTGAATACGAGTATGAAATCCATCATTTCGAGAGATTTCACGGGGAGGACGCCAAGTTAGAGGATCTCACCCATCCGGAAGATATCGAGCATTTCCGAAGacatgatgaggaagaagatgccaCGGATAGACTTGAACAACTGGAACGAATGCCGATCGTCGAGGCGAACATCCCGCAGAAATTTCTCAGACGGTCATAG
- a CDS encoding DEAH-box ATP-dependent RNA helicase PRP43 — protein MVDSRSDSEDRSRAKRQKMDKSETDPRNNPYLAHMYADASTNGNSSSSGTNPAFAKLKRHQTTAALAKEVEDGEINPLTGRPFSSKYFSILQTRRDLPVHQQRDEFLQLYQQSQILVFVGETGSGKTTQIPQFVLYDDLPQTQRKMVACTQPRRVAAMSVAQRVAAELDVKLGEEVGYSIRFEDMTSSKTCLKYMTDGMLLREAMHDHDLTRYSTIILDEAHERTMATDVLMGLLKEVVQRRPDLKIIIMSATLDAQKFQRYFNDAPLLAVPGRTHPVEIFYTPEPEQDYVEAAIRTVLQIHATEPEGDILLFLTGEEEIEDAARKISLEADEMVREADAGPLKVYPLYGSLPPHMQQRIFEPAPPPRRPGGRPGRKVIVSTNIAETSLTIDGIVYVVDPGFSKQKIYNPRIRVESLLVSPISKASAQQRAGRAGRTRPGKCFRLYTEGAFKTELIDQTYPEILRSNLSSTVLELKKLGIDDLVHFDLMDPPAPETLMRALEELNYLACLDDDGNLTPLGRLASEFPLDPALAVMLISSPEFYCSNEILSITALLSVPQIFVRPASQRKRADEMKNLFAHPDGDHLTLLNAYHAFKSPEAQENPKQWCHDHFLSLRSLQSADNVRMQLLRIMEREELEMISTPFEDKKYYENIRRALCAGFFMQVAKKEPQGKSVYTTVKDNQNVLLHPSTVLGYDAEWVLYNEFVLTTKNYIRTVTAVKPEWLLDIAPTYYDISTFPKGEIRSSLLRAAERLSRKEKMRADSAKRR, from the exons ATGGTCGATTCACGCTCAGACTCTGAAGATCGCTCGCGTGCTAAGCGCCAGAAGATGGACAAGtcagagacggatcccaggaACAATCCTTACCTGGCTCATATGTATGCGGATGCGTCTACCAACGGCAACTCTAGCTCGTCAGGGACGAATCCTGCTTTCGCGAAGTTGAAGAGACATCAGACGACAGCGGCACTTGCAAAGGAAGTAGAGGATGGGGAGATTAATCCTCTTACCGGCCGACCTTTCTCCAGCAAGTACTTCTCTATCTTGCAGACTCGTCGTGATCTTCCAGTGCACCAACAGAG GGATGAGTTTCTGCAGCTTTACCAGCAGTCCCAGATCCTAGTCTTTGTCGGTGAGACTGGCTCCGGAAAGACTACACAGATCCCTCAGTTCGTCTTGTACGATGATTTACCGCAAACCCAGCGCAAGATGGTCGCTTGTACTCAACCTCGTCGAGTTGCTGCCATGTCCGTTGCGCAGCGTGTGGCTGCTGAATTGGATGTTAAGCTTGGAGAGGAAGTTGGTTACAGTATCCGTTTCGAGGACATGACAAGTTCCAAGACCTGCTTGAAATATATGACGGATGGTATGCTTCTGAGAGAAGCTATGCATGATCATGACCTTACACGCTACAGCACAATCATTCTTGACGAAGCTCACGAAAGAACCATGGCTACCGATGTGCTTATGGGTCTTCTCAAAGAAGTTGTGCAGCGTCGGCCCGATTTGAAGATTATCATCATGTCCGCCACCTTGGATGCACAAAAGTTCCAGCGATATTTCAACGACGCTCCTCTACTTGCCGTTCCCGGTCGTACCCATCCCGTCGAGATCTTCTATACTCCCGAACCGGAACAAGATTATGTAGAAGCAGCCATTCGCACGGTCCTTCAAATCCACGCCACAGAGCCAGAGGGTGATATCCTTCTGTTCCTGACTGGtgaggaagaaatcgaagaTGCTGCGCGCAAGATATCGCTTGAGGCGGACGAGATGGTGAGAGAAGCCGACGCTGGTCCCTTGAAAGTCTATCCGCTTTACGGCAGTCTGCCTCCGCACATGCAGCAGCGTATCTTCGAGCCCGCTCCTCCCCCTCGCAGGCCAGGCGGTCGTCCTGGCCGTAAGGTGATTGTTTCAACAAACATCGCAGAAACGTCTCTTACCATCGACGGAATCGTGTACGTGGTGGATCCGGGATTCTCGAAACAGAAGATCTACAACCCCCGAATTCGGGTCGAGTCACTTCTCGTGTCTCCCATCTCCAAGGCTTCTGCTCAGCAAAGAGCTGGTCGTGCGGGTCGTACGCGCCCCGGAAAATGCTTCCGTCTATACACAGAGGGTGCCTTCAAGACGGAATTGATTGATCAGACCTATCCCGAAATTCTCCGATCTAACCTTTCTTCGACCGTGCTAGAGTTGAAGAAGTTGGGAATCGATGATCTGGTACATTTTGACCTGATGGACCCTCCAGCCCCCGAGACTCTCATGAGAGCTTTGGAAGAGTTGAATTATCTGGCTTgccttgatgatgacggcaaCCTGACACCGCTGGGCCGCCTTGCCTCCGAGTTTCCTCTTGACCCCGCGCTTGCCGTCATGCTGATCAGCTCTCCCGAGTTCTACTGCTCAAACGAGATCCTGTCAATCACAGCTCTGCTTTCGGTTCCCCAAATTTTCGTGAGGCCGGCCTCGCAGAGAAAGCGCGCCGACGAGATGAAGAATCTTTTCGCTCATCCCGATGGTGACCATCTCACTCTTCTGAACGCCTATCATGCCTTCAAGAGTCCAGAAGCCCAGGAGAATCCAAAGCAGTGGTGTCACGATCATTTTCTCTCCCTCAGATCTCTCCAATCGGCAGACAACGTTCGTATGCAGCTCCTGAGGATCATGGAGCGCGAGGAGCTGGAAATGATCTCGACTCCTTTTGAAGACAAGAAATACTACGAGAACATCCGGCGTGCGCTGTGCGCGGGATTCTTCATGCAGGTCGCAAAAAAGGAACCACAGGGAAAGAGTGTCTATACGACCGTCAAGGACAACCAGAATGTCCTTCTGCATCCGTCAACCGTCCTCGGCTACGATGCCGAGTGGGTCCTTTATAACGAATTCGTCCTCACCACTAAGAATTACATTCGGACTGTGACCGCCGTCAAACCCGAATGGCTCCTT GATATTGCTCCCACTTACTACGATATCTCAACCTTCCCCAAGGGCGAGATCCGATCCTCCTTGCTGCGCGCTGCAGAGAGACTGTCACGCAAAGAGAAGATGCGCGCAGACTCTGCAAAGAGACGATAG
- a CDS encoding protein arginine N-methyltransferase yields MDSEDLAPAFCVGQHESNRTIPITTQIVQSAHDSNYDMLTTPITTPHFHSRVLSLLSGHLSKLRAVSSDPNGTLATTENTRPVIIPPLGPSDTHLTPNQTMSQLMGVTSPWIDLCSPDPLIADISRQVLMLEVAYAAFCGIGYVLIPGPKLHHGNMHSEGLVFYARAVQDAINLGPYIQFHIWLRIVDNPDLEVDSMGDLAPLARDEFLWGSDDGQSLKVDLFGTWDAWDVIRRTCKYHTRLFVALSLPKQLPPMSVQSRWHSEPVHLLTMDANTFIKNQKGYPVLSKAHQALISKFMRLRTPPWILLCDVGPIPGVEASETSEATQSNLSSSEYPSLSQAAVSSKKFIDPTPHLSYIRNLQQRQPPRSAIERFGMGYQDYLQAPLQPLTVNLESITYEVFEKDPIKYEWYERAIAKALSDWAEQKKPTSNPDGRVVLAVVGAGRGPLVTRAIRASAETGVDIDLWVVEKNPNAFVLLQRHNEELWGGKATLVQSDMRSWKGPQRAKDSGLPPAAVGHSLGIEDSLLYKPEPDQKGNTPAPESVKSMASSDLSSGMIDIVVSELLGSFGDNELSPECLDGITHLLNPVHGISIPASYTAHLTPISAPKLHAEVVNLSISNPAASETPYVVMLHAIDFLSTNQSSAGTTSGDSGNSYISQTRSSISTIPVPESTTPYVQTAWSFSHPNRDIPPQSPYTSIISNSHNVRRTRLAFPTQNRGVCHGLAGYFETVLYRDVELSTNPVTMDRKSANMISWFPIYFPLKTPLNVPDNGEIVVTMTRQTDDRKVWYEWMVEVFALERIADAPAIELPIMSGARAVSPAADGARGKGNGTDKPQKSGKRSGFRRVRVGMSDLHSSIKEGCLM; encoded by the exons ATGGATTCAGAAGATTTGGCCCCCGCATTCTGCGTTGGTCAACATGAAAGCAACCGTACCATACCCATCACCACCCAGATCGTGCAGTCGGCGCATGACAGTAAC TATGATATGCTTACGACACCGATAACCACTCCTCACTTTCACTCTCGAGTCCTAAGTCTGCTCTCTGGTCACTTGTCTAAGTTGCGGGCAGTATCGTCCGATCCCAATGGTACTCTGGCAACAACTGAGAATACGAGACCTGTGATCATCCCTCCACTTGGCCCATCAGACACTCATCTCACCCCGAACCAAACGATGAGCCAGTTGATGGGCGTCACTAGCCCTTGGATTGACCTTTGTTCCCCCGATCCATTGATTGCAGATATCTCCCGTCAAGTTCTTATGTTAGAAGTGGCATATGCAGCTTTCTGCGGCATTGGCTATGTCCTAATCCCGGGACCGAAGCTCCACCATGGAAATATGCACTCAGAAGGCTTGGTTTTCTACGCGAGAGCAGTTCAAGATGCCATTAACTTGGGTCCATATATTCAGTTTCATATCTGGCTGAGAATTGTGGACAACCCAGATTTGGAAGTGGATAGTATGGGCGACCTCGCTCCTCTTGCCCGTGATGAGTTCCTCTGGGGTTCCGATGATGGGCAGTCGCTCAAGGTGGACCTGTTTGGAACGTGGGATGCTTGGGACGTAATTAGAAGAACCTGTAAATATCACACGAGACTCTTCGTAG CACTATCCTTACCAAAACAACTTCCTCCCATGTCCGTCCAGTCTCGCTGGCATTCCGAGCCGGTTCACCTGCTTACCATGGATGCCAATACTTTTATTAAGAACCAGAAGGGCTACCCTGTCCTATCAAAAGCACACCAGGCATTGATTTCCAAGTTCATGCGTCTTCGGACGCCCCCGTGGATTCTCCTCTGCGACGTTGGCCCGATTCCGGGAGTAGAGGCAAGTGAGACGTCTGAGGCGACGCAGTCGAACTTGTCCAGCTCTGAATATCCAAGTCTTTCGCAAGCCGCGGTCTCGAGCAAGAAGTTCATTGATCCGACACCTCATTTGTCATATATCAGAAATCTCCAGCAACGCCAACCACCTCGCTCTGCGATCGAGAGATTTGGCATGGGCTATCAAGACTACCTCCAGGCGCCACTTCAGCCCTTGACGGTCAACCTGGAGAGCATCACGTATGAAGTTTTTGAGAAGGACCCTATCAAGTATGAGTGGTATGAGAGAGCCATCGCGAAAGCCCTCAGCGACTGGGCcgagcagaagaagcctaCCTCTAACCCGGATGGTCGGGTAGTACTCGCTGTTGTGGGCGCCGGCAGAGGGCCGTTGGTAACACGAGCGATCCGAGCAAGCGCTGAAACCGGCGTCGATATCGACCTTTGGGTCGTAGAGAAGAATCCCAACGCGTTTGTCCTCCTTCAACGCCACAATGAGGAACTCTGGGGCGGCAAGGCAACTCTCGTCCAGTCGGATATGCGGAGCTGGAAAGGTCCCCAAAGGGCGAAAGATTCCGGCTTACCCCCGGCCGCAGTTGGACACTCGCTCGGTATTGAGGATTCGCTTCTCTATAAACCAGAACCAGATCAAAAAGGCAACACGCCCGCTCCTGAGTCAGTGAAGAGCATGGCATCGTCCGACCTGTCTTCTGGTATGATTGATATTGTGGTCTCAGAGCTTCTCGGATCCTTCGGGGACAATGAACTGTCGCCGGAATGTCTGGACGGTATCACTCATTTACTCAACCCTGTGCACGGCATCTCCATCCCGGCCTCATACACGGCCCACCTCACACCGATTTCGGCCCCTAAGCTGCATGCGGAGGTTGTGAACCTATCTATATCGAATCCAGCGGCCTCGGAGACACCGTACGTTGTCATGCTACATGCCATCGACTTCTTGTCCACGAATCAGTCGTCTGCCGGTACGACGTCGGGCGACAGCGGCAACAGCTACATCAGTCAAACTCGATCCTCTATATCGACCATCCCAGTGCCTGAGTCTACAACCCCTTATGTGCAGACCGCATGGTCCTTCTCGCATCCCAACAGAGATATTCCTCCCCAGTCGCCGTATACTTCCATCATCTCTAACTCACACAATGTTCGCCGCACGCGCCTGGCCTTCCCTACTCAGAATCGTGGCGTCTGTCACGGCCTGGCCGGTTACTTCGAGACTGTGCTCTATCGTGATGTGGAGCTTTCAACAAATCCCGTCACGATGGACAGGAAGAGCGCTAACATGATCAGTTGGTTCCCCATATACTTTCCACTCAAG ACGCCCCTCAATGTACCCGACAATGGGGAAATTGTTGTCACTATGACCAGGCAGACCGACGACCGGAAAGTATGGTACGAGTGGATGGTCGAAGTATTCGCTCTGGAACGCATTGCAGATGCACCGGCAATAGAATTGCCCATCATGAGCGGCGCACGGGCGGTGTCTCCAGCTGCAGACGGTGCCCGCGGCAAAGGCAATGGCACCGACAAGCCACAGAAATCTGGAAAGCGCAGCGGTTTCCGACGAGTGAGGGTTGGAATGAGTGATTTGCACTCGAGTATCAAGGAAGGGTGTCTCATGTAA
- a CDS encoding UNC45-central domain-containing protein: MVHSTGEERAVHLTREAVELADAGHREAASRNLREALSLAPENPTVQAAIIKIQQEENNGHYLLDLCRRYTSGKDENAGKDAAIYLRTDGLNPSEEVALECVKLILAREPSSLSSLQDDIISGLVRQNASVRQYFSDRLQVSVTTFFDEIYDRGDGAAVCLDTVVLDHAVWPSEDTRLHCESELFQLFIAKLMESGHDLDGRSLKGIARLLAVDAVKLQHLVDDEGLDVILASLDIRLPLEVRSQATLATVKYLETSKETGQERFSRLLSTKVTNARNDDHIVAFSALAAVFPVVPDIAASLFLSESFISSLTPFTSRNMKSRNVETAILELLNAACINQACRDAIRKHLSEWLSHILTNGNDQSSELAAVILAKVRASEKENLATPNGKNHKEDRQTAELVQRFKEQISKHKDDNVSNAIEGLAYSSVKPVVKEQLAKDSAFLKELIKVLKASIADASVLYGGLMIILNLTQFLPSMTEEQKKMSQLKAYADASGATAQAGPHPLDDVEHVIARCNAVVQAGVMPLFIECNKSSLPSAQGLVSKILLSLSRDRKSRGILAQQGAVKLLLSLGSARQGTSGSISDEAMQSASHALARILISVNPSLVFPSSGVPQITSAVRPLTNLLATPEVGNLTAEQPRDLLPVFESLLALTNLASYPDPSAAEAIVRHAWTVVEDLLLSSSPMIQRASCELVCNLMTCESGVAKFADGSKRAAQRLHILLALTDTDDMETRRAAGGALAMLTELDAAIAGILDRPRGVELLLGLCKEDDEGLVHRGVACIRNLTCLATGDISTRAKQMVEKCGGVDILTSVLKKTSNPAILQTGVEALKPLVKSK; the protein is encoded by the exons ATGGTTCACTCAACAGGCGAAGAGCGCGCTGTACATCTGACACGGGAGGCTGTTGAGCTGGCAGACGCTGGCCACCGCGAG GCTGCTTCGCGAAATCTCCGGGAAGCCCTTTCCTTAGCACCAGAAAATCCAACTGTTCAAGCTGCCATTATCAAGATTCAGCAAGAGGAAAATAATGGCCACTACCTGTTAGACCTCTGCCGCCGATATACCTCTGGAAAGGACGAGAATGCGGGAAAGGATGCAGCTATCTATCTCCGCACCGATGGTCTTAACCCCTCAGAGGAGGTGGCTTTGGAATGCGTCAAACTCATACTAGCGCGGGAACCTTCTAGCCTATCTTCGCTCCAAGATGATATTATCTCGGGATTGGTGCGCCAGAACGCCAGCGTGCGGCAATACTTTTCGGACCGACTTCAGGTATCTGTCACGACTTTCTTTGACGAGATTTATGATCGGGGTGATGGGGCGGCAGTCTGTCTGGATACGGTGGTCTTGGATCATGCCGTGTGGCCATCAGAGGATACGCGCCTCCACTGTGAAAGCGAACTCTTTCAGCTCTTCATCGCTAAGCTCATGGAATCGGGACATGACTTGGATGGTCGGTCCCTGAAAGGCATTGCGCGCCTACTCGCGGTCGATGCGGTCAAGCTGCAACATCTTGTTGATGACGAAGGACTTGACGTGATTCTTGCCTCCTTGGACATCCGACTTCCTCTCGAGGTGAGGAGCCAGGCGACTCTCGCGACAGTCAAGTACCTCGAAACTTCGAAGGAAACGGGACAGGAGCGTTTCTCGCGACTTCTTTCCACGAAAGTGACGAATGCACGAAATGACGACCACATAGTTGCGTTCTCCGCCCTCGCTGCCGTTTTCCCTGTTGTGCCAGATATTGCGGCCTCCCTGTTCCTGTCGGAAAGTTTCATTAGTTCTCTCACGCCATTTACGTCGAGGAACATGAAGAGCCGGAACGTAGAAACGGCCATTCTGGAGCTGCTAAATGCAGCCTGCATAAACCAGGCCTGTCGAGATGCTATTCGCAAGCACCTCTCCGAATGGCTCTCTCACATTTTGACGAATGGCAACGATCAGAGCTCAGAGTTGGCAGCGGTGATATTGGCGAAGGTTCGAGCTTCTGAGAAAGAGAATCTTGCCACGCCCAATGGTAAAAATCACAAGGAGGACCGCCAGACAGCGGAGCTGGTCCAACGCTTCAAGGAACAGATCTCGAAGCATAAGGACGACAATGTTTCTAACGCAATCGAAGGTTTGGCCTATTCTTCTGTCAAGCCAGTTGTAAAGGAGCAGCTGGCGAAGGATTCTGCTTTCCTGAAGGAATTGATCAAGGTGCTAAAAGCCAGTATCGCCGACGCATCGGTGCTGTATGGTGGCCTGATGATCATTTTGAATCTCACACAGTTTCTACCCTCGATGACagaagaacagaagaagatgtcTCAACTCAAAGCGTACGCAGACGCTTCAGGCGCGACAGCACAAGCTGGGCCGCACCCACTGGACGACGTTGAGCACGTCATCGCCCGTTGCAACGCGGTAGTTCAGGCCGGGGTCATGCCTCTTTTCATCGAATGCAACAAGAGCAGTCTGCCTTCCGCGCAGGGGCTAGTAAGCAAAATTCTGCTCTCTTTGTCCCGAGACCGCAAATCTAGAGGAATCCTTGCGCAACAAGGCGCGGTTAAGCTACTCCTCAGCCTGGGTTCTGCTAGACAAGGCACGTCGGGCTCGATCTCTGACGAGGCAATGCAGAGCGCTTCACATGCACTCGCCCGTATACTTATCTCTGTCAACCCGTCTCTCGTTTTCCCATCCTCCGGAGTTCCTCAGATCACCTCAGCCGTTCGACCTCTGACCAATCTGTTGGCGACGCCCGAAGTAGGCAACTTGACTGCGGAACAGCCGCGCGATTTGCTACCCGTGTTTGAGAGCCTTCTTGCTCTCACTAATCTCGCATCCTACCCGGATCCGTCTGCAGCAGAGGCCATAGTTCGCCATGCATGGACTGTCGTCGAAGACCTCCTACTCTCAAGCAGCCCTATGATTCAACGAGCATCATGCGAACTGGTTTGCAATCTGATGACGTGCGAGTCTGGCGTTGCAAAGTTTGCTGATGGCTCCAAGCGGGCTGCTCAGCGGCTGCACATTTTGCTGGCGCTCACTGACACAGATGACATGGAGACACGCAGagctgctggtggtgctcTGGCTATGCTTACCGAACTTGATGCTGCTATCGCGGGCATCCTCGATCGGCCGCGTGGCGTGGAACTACTCCTGGGTCTTTGTaaagaagacgacgaagggCTTGTGCACCGGGGAGTTGCGTGTATTCGGAATCTGACCTGCTTGGCAACTGGCGACATCTCGACGCGCGCAAAACAAATGGTGGAGAAGTGTGGAGGGGTCGATATCCTGACCAGTGTATTGAAGAAAACTTCGAACCCGGCGATACTCCAGACTGGAGTAGAAGCTTTGAAACCTCTAGTCAAGAGCAAATAA